From a single Streptomyces rubradiris genomic region:
- a CDS encoding NAD(P)-dependent oxidoreductase, with protein MSDNLPSSGPRTSLTLLGTGAMGTALGRAWLAAGHPLTVWNRTPERTAALTAEGAVAADSAAAAVAANRLVVACLLDDASVGAALEGADLAGRDLVNLTTGTPADARARAAWAAERGARLLDGGIMAVPPMIGAPGAFVFYSGDPELFEEHRDTLAVPAGTEYVGADAGLAALHDVALLTGMYGMFAGITSAFALMREADVAPKDFAPLLVHWLNAMAGQAHGMADRLTTGDYTSDVVSNLAMQVAGTDTLLRTAGEQGVSPELITPFFDLMQRRLADGHGTEDTTGLVELLSTRRPAGAR; from the coding sequence ATGAGCGACAACCTCCCTTCCTCCGGCCCCCGTACCTCCCTGACCCTGCTCGGCACCGGTGCCATGGGCACCGCCCTCGGCCGCGCCTGGCTCGCCGCCGGGCACCCCCTGACCGTCTGGAACCGCACGCCGGAGCGGACGGCCGCGCTGACCGCCGAGGGCGCGGTGGCCGCCGACAGCGCGGCGGCGGCCGTGGCCGCGAACCGGCTCGTCGTGGCCTGCCTGCTGGACGACGCCTCGGTGGGCGCCGCCCTGGAGGGCGCCGACCTGGCCGGCCGGGACCTGGTGAACCTCACCACCGGCACCCCGGCCGACGCCCGCGCCCGTGCCGCCTGGGCCGCGGAGCGGGGCGCCCGGCTGCTGGACGGCGGGATCATGGCCGTACCGCCGATGATCGGCGCGCCCGGTGCCTTCGTGTTCTACAGCGGTGACCCGGAGCTGTTCGAGGAGCACCGGGACACCCTCGCCGTCCCGGCCGGCACCGAGTACGTGGGCGCCGATGCCGGGCTCGCCGCGCTGCACGACGTGGCGCTGCTGACCGGCATGTACGGCATGTTCGCGGGGATCACGAGCGCGTTCGCGCTGATGCGGGAGGCGGACGTGGCCCCCAAGGACTTCGCCCCGCTGCTCGTGCACTGGCTGAACGCGATGGCCGGCCAGGCGCACGGCATGGCCGACCGGCTGACGACCGGCGACTACACCTCCGATGTCGTCTCCAACCTCGCGATGCAGGTCGCGGGCACCGACACCCTGCTGCGCACGGCCGGGGAACAGGGGGTGAGCCCGGAGCTGATCACCCCCTTCTTCGACCTCATGCAGCGCCGCCTGGCCGACGGCCACGGCACGGAGGACACCACGGGCCTGGTGGAACTGCTGAGCACCCGCAGGCCCGCCGGGGCCCGGTGA
- a CDS encoding deoxyguanosinetriphosphate triphosphohydrolase, whose translation MEGTALSTADDPAYDPAYDPASAERWAPEPDKRPGRTAFQRDRARILHSAALRRLAGKTQVVTPGTRSQAWDASPRTRLTHSLECAQVGRELGAALGCDPDLVEAACLAHDLGHPPFGHNGETALNEFADDCGGFEGNAQSLRLLTRIEPKRFTEDRSVGLNLTRATLDAATKYPWPRGAHPTEPTSPKFGVYDDDRAVFDWVRAHAPGTRTCFEAQVMDWSDDVAYSVHDVEDGLHAGHIDPGCLHAEPERRAVFEVAVGRYVPAGTDPAELSAALDRLQDAEWWPHGYDGTAVAQARLKDATSQLIGRFCLAAETATRAAYGTGRLTRYAARLVVPRGTRMECAVLKAVADRYVMQRAEQERLRADQRVIVAELAEALTARAPAGLDPQFRALFDAADDDRARKRVIVDQIASLTDASALSLHARLTGRR comes from the coding sequence ATGGAAGGCACCGCACTCTCCACCGCAGACGACCCGGCGTACGACCCGGCGTACGACCCGGCGTCAGCCGAACGCTGGGCTCCCGAACCCGACAAACGCCCCGGCCGCACCGCCTTCCAGCGCGACCGCGCCCGCATCCTGCACTCCGCCGCCCTGCGCCGCCTGGCCGGCAAGACGCAGGTGGTGACCCCGGGAACCCGGAGCCAGGCGTGGGACGCGAGCCCGCGCACCCGGCTCACCCACTCCCTGGAGTGCGCCCAGGTGGGCCGGGAGCTGGGCGCGGCCCTCGGCTGCGACCCGGACCTGGTGGAGGCGGCCTGTCTCGCCCACGACCTCGGCCATCCCCCCTTCGGCCATAACGGCGAGACCGCGCTGAACGAGTTCGCCGACGACTGCGGCGGCTTCGAGGGCAACGCCCAGTCCCTCAGGCTCCTCACCCGCATCGAGCCGAAACGGTTCACCGAGGACCGTTCCGTCGGCCTGAACCTGACCCGCGCCACCCTCGACGCCGCCACCAAGTACCCCTGGCCGCGCGGCGCGCACCCCACCGAGCCCACGTCCCCGAAGTTCGGCGTGTACGACGACGACCGCGCCGTGTTCGACTGGGTCCGGGCCCACGCCCCCGGCACCCGCACCTGCTTCGAGGCGCAGGTCATGGACTGGTCGGACGACGTGGCCTACTCGGTGCACGACGTCGAGGACGGACTGCACGCCGGGCACATCGACCCGGGCTGCCTGCACGCGGAGCCGGAACGGCGGGCGGTGTTCGAGGTGGCCGTCGGCCGCTACGTTCCCGCCGGCACCGACCCGGCCGAACTCTCCGCCGCGCTGGACCGCCTCCAGGACGCGGAGTGGTGGCCGCACGGCTACGACGGCACGGCCGTCGCCCAGGCCCGGCTGAAGGACGCCACCAGCCAGCTCATCGGCCGGTTCTGCCTGGCCGCCGAGACCGCGACGCGCGCCGCGTACGGCACGGGCCGGCTCACCCGGTACGCCGCCCGGCTGGTCGTACCCCGCGGGACCCGGATGGAGTGCGCGGTGCTCAAGGCGGTCGCGGACCGGTATGTGATGCAGCGCGCCGAGCAGGAGCGGCTGCGCGCCGACCAGCGGGTGATCGTCGCCGAGCTGGCCGAGGCGCTGACCGCCCGCGCGCCCGCCGGACTGGACCCCCAGTTCCGCGCGCTGTTCGACGCGGCGGACGACGACCGGGCGCGCAAGCGGGTGATCGTCGACCAGATCGCCTCCCTCACCGACGCCTCCGCGCTGTCGTTGCACGCGAGACTGACGGGACGCCGGTGA
- a CDS encoding vancomycin high temperature exclusion protein, producing the protein MRIRRPGWPRLPRWLRLPRWPRTRAGQRRVLWALMAGCVLALLPATWLRLSTADRLRTTADVPRTEVAVVFGAGLWDGEPSPYLAHRLDAAVTLYQAGRIEVVLVTGDNSREDYDEPDAMRAYLTERGVPDRRIVSDYAGFDTWDSCVRARRIFGVDRAVLISQDFHIRRAVALCEAAGVASYGVGVAAEHDVTWYYGGTRELFAAGKAALDAVFRPDPRFLGPREPGVARALATGR; encoded by the coding sequence ATGAGAATCCGTCGGCCGGGATGGCCGCGCCTGCCGCGATGGCTGCGCCTGCCGCGATGGCCGCGTACCCGGGCCGGGCAGCGGCGGGTGCTGTGGGCCCTGATGGCCGGGTGCGTGCTGGCGCTGCTGCCGGCGACCTGGCTGCGCCTGTCCACGGCGGACCGGCTGCGGACCACGGCGGACGTGCCGCGCACCGAGGTCGCGGTGGTGTTCGGGGCGGGGCTGTGGGACGGGGAGCCGTCGCCGTACCTCGCGCACCGGCTGGACGCGGCGGTGACGCTGTACCAGGCGGGGCGGATCGAGGTCGTCCTGGTCACCGGGGACAACAGCCGCGAGGACTACGACGAGCCCGACGCCATGCGCGCCTATCTGACGGAACGCGGCGTGCCGGACCGGCGGATCGTCAGCGACTACGCGGGCTTCGACACCTGGGACTCCTGCGTGCGGGCCAGGCGGATCTTCGGGGTGGACCGGGCGGTGCTGATCAGCCAGGACTTCCACATCCGGCGGGCCGTGGCGCTGTGCGAGGCGGCGGGGGTGGCCTCGTACGGCGTCGGGGTGGCCGCCGAGCACGACGTGACCTGGTACTACGGCGGGACGCGTGAGCTGTTCGCGGCGGGCAAGGCGGCGCTGGACGCGGTGTTCCGGCCGGACCCGCGGTTCCTCGGGCCCCGGGAGCCGGGAGTGGCGCGGGCGCTGGCGACGGGCCGGTGA
- a CDS encoding class F sortase codes for MRAGTAGGAGRTKRRHGHVPGHERGRRARLGDAVIAAVTVAALGSGVWLLAGTGPRTPPQPTAAEGRAEPGGDRQAAPALAPSPPLRVRIPAIRVDAPLTGLSLTPSGSLDAPPAGERNLAGWYEAGTTPGETGTAIVAGHVDNADGPAVFYRLGALKRGDRVEVDRRDGTVALFTVDAVEVYSARGFPDDKVYGAAPRPELRVITCGGGYSKTTGYQGNVVVFAHLTGSR; via the coding sequence ATGCGTGCTGGGACGGCCGGGGGCGCCGGAAGAACCAAGCGTCGCCATGGGCATGTACCCGGGCACGAGCGGGGCCGGCGGGCCCGGCTCGGGGACGCCGTCATAGCCGCCGTCACCGTGGCGGCCCTCGGCTCGGGGGTGTGGCTGCTGGCCGGCACCGGTCCGCGCACCCCGCCGCAGCCGACGGCCGCCGAGGGCCGGGCCGAGCCCGGCGGCGACCGGCAGGCGGCCCCCGCCCTCGCGCCCTCGCCGCCGCTGCGCGTCCGCATCCCCGCGATCCGCGTCGACGCGCCCCTGACCGGCCTGTCCCTCACCCCTTCCGGCAGCCTGGACGCCCCGCCCGCCGGGGAGCGCAACCTGGCCGGCTGGTACGAGGCCGGGACCACGCCCGGGGAGACGGGCACCGCGATCGTCGCCGGCCATGTCGACAACGCCGACGGTCCCGCCGTCTTCTACCGCCTCGGCGCACTCAAGCGGGGCGACCGCGTCGAGGTGGACCGCCGGGACGGCACCGTGGCGCTGTTCACGGTGGACGCGGTGGAGGTGTACTCGGCCCGCGGCTTCCCCGACGACAAGGTGTACGGCGCCGCCCCCCGCCCCGAACTCCGCGTCATCACCTGCGGCGGCGGCTATTCGAAGACCACCGGTTACCAGGGCAACGTGGTGGTGTTCGCGCACCTGACGGGGAGCCGCTGA
- a CDS encoding sirohydrochlorin chelatase produces the protein MTASIPSRTRTRPVSAPGGRRPAPPALVLVAHGSRDPRALRTVRALMARVRALRPGLPVRLGHIELNEPLLPDTLAALGGTRAVLVPLLLARGYHVKRDIPELAAAAPVRASVAAPLGPHPLLAEALHARLTESGWPAALDGTARRTTAVVLAAAGSRDPDSAADTRRTARLLAARLGVPVVPAYASAAAPTVPAALRALAAGGRHRVAVASCFTAPGRFATQCAAQAPWIASAPLGAHEAMARLVLHRYERSLSARWAEAA, from the coding sequence ATGACGGCGTCGATCCCCTCCCGCACCCGCACCCGGCCGGTCTCCGCGCCGGGCGGCCGCCGCCCGGCACCGCCCGCCCTGGTCCTGGTCGCCCACGGCAGCCGCGACCCGCGGGCGCTTCGCACCGTACGGGCCCTGATGGCGCGGGTCCGCGCGCTGCGCCCCGGCCTGCCGGTCCGCCTGGGGCACATCGAGCTGAACGAGCCCCTGCTGCCCGACACCCTCGCGGCCCTCGGCGGCACCCGCGCCGTCCTCGTCCCGCTGCTCCTCGCCCGGGGCTACCACGTCAAGCGGGACATCCCGGAGCTGGCCGCCGCCGCGCCGGTACGCGCGAGCGTGGCCGCCCCGCTCGGCCCGCACCCGCTGCTCGCCGAGGCCCTGCACGCCCGTCTCACCGAGTCCGGCTGGCCGGCCGCCCTGGACGGCACCGCCCGCCGCACGACCGCGGTCGTCCTCGCGGCGGCGGGCTCCCGTGACCCGGACTCGGCCGCGGACACCCGCCGCACGGCCCGCCTCCTGGCCGCCCGCCTGGGCGTCCCGGTCGTCCCCGCGTACGCCTCGGCGGCGGCCCCGACGGTCCCGGCGGCTCTGCGCGCCCTGGCGGCCGGGGGCCGGCACCGGGTGGCGGTCGCCTCCTGCTTCACGGCTCCGGGCCGCTTCGCGACGCAGTGCGCCGCCCAGGCGCCCTGGATCGCCTCCGCGCCGCTCGGCGCCCACGAGGCGATGGCCCGCCTGGTCCTGCACCGTTACGAGCGGAGCCTGTCGGCGCGGTGGGCCGAGGCCGCCTGA
- a CDS encoding arylamine N-acetyltransferase family protein produces MSDKEQYDLDAYLDRIGFKGERRADLATLRGMHLAHSLALPFENLDPVTGTAPSLAPGDLMAKMVRGRRGGYCYEHNTLLRLALEALGFGVTPLAGRVVLGAEGPPGSRPRTHAMLRVEVAGEPWPYLADVGFGAVGALLLPVPLVSGTEYEGAGRRHRLVPLPHEGPLELWELQARDRLTGGWTGQYAFTLEPFTAGDFEVFNWFVATHPRSPFTRRPYLQRTLPDGRHLSLDGARLTETLTDGTVTERALTEETEARRVVEERFGVAVPAGLTLLG; encoded by the coding sequence ATGTCCGACAAAGAGCAGTACGACCTCGACGCCTACCTGGACCGGATCGGCTTCAAGGGCGAGCGGCGGGCCGACCTGGCCACCCTGCGGGGCATGCACCTGGCGCATTCGCTGGCGCTGCCCTTCGAGAACCTGGACCCGGTGACGGGCACGGCCCCCTCCCTGGCGCCCGGGGACCTGATGGCGAAGATGGTGCGCGGGCGGCGCGGCGGCTACTGCTACGAGCACAACACCCTGCTGCGGCTGGCGCTGGAGGCGCTCGGGTTCGGGGTGACCCCGCTGGCCGGCCGGGTGGTGCTGGGCGCCGAGGGCCCGCCCGGGAGCCGGCCGCGCACGCACGCGATGCTCCGGGTGGAGGTGGCGGGCGAGCCGTGGCCGTACCTGGCGGACGTGGGCTTCGGCGCGGTCGGCGCGCTGCTGCTGCCGGTGCCGCTGGTGTCCGGGACCGAGTACGAGGGCGCCGGGCGCCGGCACCGGCTGGTGCCGCTGCCGCACGAGGGGCCGCTGGAACTGTGGGAGTTGCAGGCGCGGGACCGGCTGACCGGGGGGTGGACCGGGCAGTACGCTTTCACCCTGGAGCCGTTCACGGCGGGCGACTTCGAGGTGTTCAACTGGTTCGTCGCCACCCACCCGCGCTCCCCGTTCACCCGCCGCCCCTACCTCCAGCGGACCCTGCCCGACGGCCGCCACCTCTCCCTGGACGGCGCCCGCCTGACGGAGACCCTCACCGACGGAACGGTCACCGAGCGGGCCCTGACCGAGGAGACCGAGGCACGGCGGGTGGTGGAGGAGCGGTTCGGGGTCGCGGTGCCGGCCGGGCTGACGCTGCTGGGCTGA
- a CDS encoding winged helix-turn-helix transcriptional regulator, producing the protein MPVGRRPGSYVCGTDAAMDIIDGKWKVSILWALGEEGVRRFGELRRLLPGVTEKVLAAQLRELEADGIVHREDYAEVPPRVEYSLTEIGHQLNEALAPLGVWGKRHVLGVEPAVR; encoded by the coding sequence ATGCCGGTGGGACGACGGCCGGGGTCGTACGTCTGCGGCACCGACGCGGCGATGGACATCATCGACGGCAAGTGGAAGGTGTCGATCCTGTGGGCGCTGGGAGAGGAGGGCGTCCGGCGGTTCGGGGAACTGCGCCGGCTGCTGCCGGGCGTCACGGAGAAGGTGCTCGCCGCGCAGCTGCGCGAACTGGAGGCCGACGGGATCGTGCACCGCGAGGACTACGCGGAGGTGCCGCCCCGCGTCGAGTACTCGCTGACCGAGATCGGCCACCAGCTGAACGAGGCGCTGGCGCCGCTGGGCGTGTGGGGGAAGAGGCATGTCCTGGGCGTGGAGCCGGCGGTGCGCTGA
- a CDS encoding NAD(P)/FAD-dependent oxidoreductase, whose amino-acid sequence MVDADQTFVIVGGGLAGAKAAETLRAEGFSGRVILICDERDHPYERPPLSKGHLLGKAERDSVFVHEPAWYARHDVELHLGQTVDRIDRTAKTVRFGDDGTLVRYDKLLLATGAEPRRLDIPGTGLAGVHHLRRLAHAERLKGVLQHLGRDNGHLVIAGAGWIGLEVAAAAREYGAEVTVIEPEPTPLHGVLGPELGNVFAQLHREHGVRFHFGARLTEIVGQDGMVLAARTDDGEEHPAHDILAAIGAAPRVALAEAAGLEIAGRADGGGILVDERLRTSDPDIYAAGDVASFPLGLFGTRLRVEHWANALNGGPAAARAMLGKEVTYDRVPYFFTDQYDLGMEYSGWAPPGSYDEVVIRGDAGKREFIAFWVREGRVLAGMNVNVWDVTEPIQNLIRSRARVNVEALSDPHVPLAGLVP is encoded by the coding sequence GTGGTCGACGCGGATCAGACATTCGTCATCGTCGGAGGCGGTCTCGCCGGCGCGAAGGCGGCCGAGACGCTCCGCGCGGAGGGCTTCAGCGGACGGGTGATACTGATCTGCGACGAACGCGACCACCCCTACGAGCGCCCGCCGCTGTCCAAGGGCCACCTGCTCGGCAAGGCGGAGCGCGACAGCGTCTTCGTGCACGAGCCCGCCTGGTACGCGCGGCACGATGTCGAGCTGCACCTCGGCCAGACCGTGGACCGTATCGACCGCACGGCGAAGACGGTCCGCTTCGGTGACGACGGCACCCTCGTGCGCTACGACAAGCTGCTGCTGGCCACCGGCGCCGAACCGCGCCGCCTGGACATCCCCGGCACCGGCCTGGCGGGCGTCCACCACCTGCGCCGCCTCGCGCACGCCGAGCGCCTGAAGGGGGTGCTCCAGCACCTCGGCCGGGACAACGGGCACCTGGTGATCGCGGGCGCCGGCTGGATCGGGCTGGAGGTCGCGGCGGCGGCCCGGGAGTACGGCGCCGAGGTCACGGTGATCGAACCGGAGCCGACCCCGCTGCACGGCGTCCTCGGGCCGGAGCTGGGCAACGTCTTCGCCCAGCTGCACCGAGAGCACGGCGTCCGCTTCCACTTCGGGGCCCGGCTCACCGAGATCGTCGGACAGGACGGCATGGTCCTCGCGGCCCGTACCGACGACGGCGAGGAGCACCCGGCGCACGACATCCTCGCGGCGATCGGCGCGGCACCCCGGGTGGCGCTCGCCGAGGCGGCCGGGCTGGAGATCGCCGGCCGGGCGGACGGCGGCGGCATCCTGGTGGACGAGCGGCTGCGCACCTCCGACCCCGACATCTACGCGGCCGGTGACGTGGCGTCCTTCCCGCTCGGGCTGTTCGGCACCCGGCTGCGGGTGGAGCACTGGGCGAACGCCCTGAACGGCGGTCCGGCCGCCGCGCGGGCGATGCTCGGGAAGGAGGTCACCTACGACCGGGTGCCGTACTTCTTCACCGACCAGTACGACCTGGGCATGGAGTACAGCGGGTGGGCGCCGCCCGGGTCGTACGACGAGGTGGTGATCCGGGGCGACGCGGGCAAGCGGGAGTTCATCGCGTTCTGGGTGCGCGAGGGGCGCGTGCTGGCCGGGATGAACGTGAACGTGTGGGATGTCACAGAGCCGATCCAGAACCTGATCCGTTCCCGGGCCCGGGTGAACGTCGAGGCCCTGTCGGACCCGCACGTGCCGCTCGCCGGGCTCGTCCCGTGA
- a CDS encoding molybdopterin oxidoreductase family protein, giving the protein MEKTSTPTHCPYCALQCGMNITPLPQGGVEVTERADFPVNRGALCGKGRTAAEVLSPAVRLTTPLVREGGRLVPADWPEALDRIAGRLAATRERYGPDALGVFGGGGLTNEKAYALGKFARVVLGTSQIDYNGRFCMSSAAAAGTKAFGLDRGLPFPLEDIPRTGCVILVGSNLAETMPPSLRFFTELRENGGTLIVVDPRRTRTADQADLHLAPRPGTDLALALGLLHLVVAEGRTDEEYIRERTTGWEEARAAAMAHWPEYVERITGVPVPRLREAVRMFCEPEAAMVLTARGPEQQSKGTDTVGAWINLCLATGRAGRPLSGYGCLTGQGNGQGGREHGQKADQLPGYRKLDDPAARRHVAGVWGVDPDSLPGPGRSAYELLDALGTDVRTLLLMGSNPVVSAPRAAHVEKRLRSLDFLAVADVVLSETAELADVVLPVTQWAEETGTTTSLEGRVLLRRRAVAPPAGVRSDLYVLHELAGRLGVEKGFSTDPEEVFAELRRASAGGPADYSGITYRRLAEENGVFWPCPEEPAGTPGADGGDAPRVPPSEGRAHAGAADASDTSDPVRHPGTPRLFLDRFATPDGRARFVAVAHRATAEEPDAEYPLLLTTGRVVSQYQSGAQTRRVAELNAAAPGPFVELHPRLAARLGAADGDPLAVVSRRGRAVAPARITDTIRPDTVFMPFHWPGEGRANTLTNPALDPTSRMPEFKSCAVRVERVEVVPRS; this is encoded by the coding sequence ATGGAGAAGACCTCGACGCCCACCCACTGCCCGTACTGCGCCTTGCAGTGCGGGATGAACATCACGCCCCTGCCCCAGGGAGGCGTCGAGGTCACCGAACGCGCGGACTTCCCGGTCAACCGGGGCGCGCTGTGCGGCAAGGGCCGTACGGCGGCCGAGGTGCTGTCCCCGGCGGTACGGCTGACCACCCCGCTGGTGCGGGAGGGCGGCCGGCTGGTGCCGGCGGACTGGCCCGAGGCGCTGGACCGGATCGCCGGCCGGCTGGCCGCGACCCGGGAGCGGTACGGCCCGGACGCGCTCGGCGTGTTCGGCGGGGGCGGGCTGACCAACGAGAAGGCGTACGCGCTGGGCAAGTTCGCCCGGGTGGTGCTGGGCACCTCGCAGATCGACTACAACGGCCGGTTCTGCATGTCGTCTGCCGCGGCGGCGGGCACCAAGGCGTTCGGGCTGGACCGGGGGCTGCCGTTCCCGCTGGAGGACATCCCGAGGACGGGCTGTGTGATCCTCGTCGGCTCCAACCTGGCCGAGACCATGCCGCCGTCGCTGCGGTTCTTCACCGAGCTGCGGGAGAACGGCGGCACGCTGATCGTCGTCGACCCGCGCCGGACGCGGACGGCGGACCAGGCGGACCTGCACCTCGCGCCCCGCCCCGGCACCGACCTGGCCCTCGCCCTCGGCCTGCTGCACCTGGTGGTGGCCGAGGGGCGGACGGACGAGGAGTACATCCGGGAGCGGACCACGGGGTGGGAGGAGGCCCGGGCCGCGGCGATGGCGCACTGGCCGGAGTACGTGGAGCGGATCACCGGGGTCCCGGTTCCCCGGCTGCGCGAGGCCGTACGGATGTTCTGCGAGCCCGAGGCGGCGATGGTGCTCACCGCGCGCGGACCGGAACAGCAGTCCAAGGGCACGGACACGGTGGGCGCGTGGATCAACCTGTGCCTGGCGACCGGGCGGGCGGGGCGCCCGCTGTCCGGGTACGGCTGTCTGACCGGGCAGGGCAACGGGCAGGGCGGGCGCGAACACGGCCAGAAGGCCGACCAGTTGCCCGGCTACCGCAAGCTGGACGACCCGGCGGCGCGGCGGCACGTGGCCGGGGTGTGGGGCGTGGACCCGGACAGTCTGCCGGGCCCGGGGCGCAGCGCGTACGAACTCCTCGACGCGCTCGGCACGGACGTGCGGACGCTGCTGCTGATGGGCTCCAACCCGGTGGTGTCGGCCCCGCGCGCGGCCCACGTCGAAAAGCGGCTGCGCTCGCTGGACTTCCTGGCCGTGGCCGACGTCGTGCTGTCGGAGACGGCGGAACTGGCGGACGTGGTGCTGCCGGTGACCCAGTGGGCGGAGGAGACGGGCACGACGACCAGCCTGGAGGGCCGGGTGCTGCTGCGCCGCCGGGCGGTCGCCCCGCCCGCGGGCGTCCGCAGCGACCTGTACGTCCTGCACGAGCTGGCCGGCCGGCTCGGCGTGGAGAAGGGCTTCTCGACCGACCCGGAGGAGGTCTTCGCGGAGCTGCGCCGCGCCAGCGCGGGCGGCCCGGCGGACTACTCGGGCATCACCTACCGCCGCCTGGCCGAGGAGAACGGCGTCTTCTGGCCGTGCCCGGAGGAACCGGCCGGGACGCCTGGAGCCGACGGCGGGGACGCACCCCGGGTCCCCCCGTCCGAGGGCCGGGCGCACGCCGGCGCGGCCGACGCCTCGGACACCTCGGACCCCGTACGCCATCCCGGCACCCCCCGCCTCTTCCTCGACCGTTTCGCCACCCCGGACGGGCGGGCCCGGTTCGTGGCCGTGGCGCACCGGGCGACCGCCGAGGAGCCGGACGCCGAGTACCCGCTGCTGCTGACCACCGGCCGGGTGGTGTCCCAGTACCAGTCGGGGGCGCAGACCCGGCGCGTGGCGGAGTTGAACGCGGCGGCGCCGGGACCGTTCGTGGAGCTGCACCCCCGGCTCGCGGCCCGGCTGGGCGCGGCCGACGGCGATCCGCTGGCCGTGGTCTCGCGGCGCGGCCGGGCCGTGGCGCCGGCCCGGATCACCGACACGATCCGCCCGGACACCGTCTTCATGCCCTTCCACTGGCCGGGCGAGGGCCGCGCCAACACCCTCACCAACCCGGCGCTGGACCCCACGTCCCGGATGCCGGAGTTCAAGTCGTGCGCGGTGCGGGTGGAGCGCGTGGAGGTCGTACCGCGGTCGTAG